From a single Aquarana catesbeiana isolate 2022-GZ linkage group LG09, ASM4218655v1, whole genome shotgun sequence genomic region:
- the B9D2 gene encoding B9 domain-containing protein 2 translates to MAEVHIIGQIVGASGFPQHSLFCKWGVHTGGAWKLLSGVVEGQTQVDNPQNEEMAFWSHPIDIHFATKGLQGWPKLHLQVWHQDSFGRNELYGYGFLHIPSTPGTHSLLTPTWRPSGTWQEQISQMFVGGGPQLKSPSLIYGGADRYRLQTTSMGQVHLELTVLHRNFERYGVEC, encoded by the exons ATGGCAGAAGTACACATTATTGGACAGATCGTCGGGGCCAGTGGTTTCCCACAGCACAGTCTGTTTTGCAAATGGGGTGTACACACAG GTGGAGCCTGGAAACTTCTGTCTGGGGTGGTGGAAGGTCAAACTCAGGTGGATAATCCGCAAAAtgaagaaatggcattttggtcaCACCCAATTGACATTCATTTTGCTACCAAAGGCTTACAAG GTTGGCCCAAGCTCCATCTACAGGTTTGGCACCAAGACAGTTTTGGAAGGAATGAGCTTTACGGCTATGGCTTCCTTCATATTCCTTCCACACCTGGCACTCACTCTCTGCTGACCCCCACATGGCGACCTTCGGGCACTTGGCAGGAGCAGATCTCCCAGATGTTTGTGGGTGGGGGACCTCAGCTGAAATCTCCAAGCCTCATATATGGAGGTGCCGACCGCTACCGCCTGCAGACTACAAGCATGGGGCAGGTTCACCTGGAACTAACGGTCCTACACAGGAACTTTGAGCGGTATGGTGTGGAATGTTAG